The proteins below come from a single Malus domestica chromosome 03, GDT2T_hap1 genomic window:
- the LOC103439070 gene encoding glutaredoxin-C11-like: METVRQLASEKAAVIFTKSSCCICHSVKTLFYELGASPAIHELDRYANGRDMEWALRNLGCNPALPAVFIGGKYVGSSKDIISYHVDGSLKQMLKDAKAIWF, from the coding sequence ATGGAGACTGTGAGACAGTTGGCTTCAGAGAAGGCTGCTGTGATCTTCACAAAGAGCTCATGCTGCATATGCCACAGCGTGAAGACGCTTTTCTACGAGCTCGGTGCAAGCCCCGCTATTCATGAGCTTGACCGATACGCCAATGGTAGGGACATGGAGTGGGCATTGAGGAACCTTGGCTGCAATCCGGCTCTCCCTGCTGTGTTCATAGGTGGAAAATATGTTGGCTCCTCAAAAGATATCATATCGTACCATGTCGATGGATCTCTAAAACAAATGCTCAAAGATGCAAAAGCCATCTGGTTCTAG
- the LOC103412002 gene encoding OVARIAN TUMOR DOMAIN-containing deubiquitinating enzyme 5-like — translation MEDAQEVSDTMSDKASENTQETRDEMLSRHRKEISKLQDKETEMKKAAAKGSKAEQKAKKKQVEEEITRLSANLKEKHAAELASLGYSASNGNEKSKLDTLVKAIAGVSVTSQPEQAKPSKSSKRREKRAQQDAAREQRIQEEQSNRVSDRMIEDEKLEKKLEPFGLTINEIKPDGHCLYRAIQDQLAHLSGGSSPYTYQQLREMVAAYMRKHASDFLPFFLSENPADGDSDESLAERFENYCKEVESTAAWGGQLELGALTHCLKKPIKIYAGSFPDVEMGKEYKSDSGTGSSDSSIMLSYHKHAFGLGEHYNSVVRI, via the exons ATGGAGGATGCACAAGAAGTATCTGATACAATGTCAGACAAAGCTTCTGAGAATACACAGGAAACTCGTGACGAAATGCTTTCTAGGCATAG GAAAGAGATATCAAAACTTCAGGACAAGGAAACTGAAATGAAAAAGGCAGCTGCCAAAGGGAGCAAGGCTGAACAAAAAGCTAAGAAAAAGCAGGTGGAGGAAGAGATTACTCGGCTTTCTGCTAATCTTAAAGAAAAACATGCTGCAGAACTTGCTTCGTTAGGCTATAGTGCTAGTAATGGGAATGAGAAAAGTAAACTTGACACTTTAGTGAAGGCCATAGCTGGTGTTTCTGTCACCAGTCAACCTGAGCAGGCAAAGCCCAGCAAGAGTTCGAAGAGGCGAGAGAAGAGGGCTCAGCAAGATGCAGCCAGGgagcaaagaattcaagaagaGCAGAGCAACCGAGTAAGTGATCGAATGATTGAGGATGAAAAACTAGAGAAAAAGCTCGAACCCTTTGGCTTGACCATTAATGAAATAAAGCCTGATGGCCATTGCCTCTACCGAGCTATCCAGGATCAACTGGCCCACCTTTCCGGAGGTTCATCACCTTACACGTACCAACAGCTTCGAGAAATGGTCGCTGCTTATATGAGGAAGCATGCATCTGATTTTCTCCCTTTTTTCTTGTCGGAGAATCCAGCAGATGGAGATTCTGACGAGTCACTTGCAGAGAGGTTCGAGAACTACTGTAAAGAAGTGGAGTCAACTGCAGCATGGGGAGGACAGCTAGAGCTTGGTGCTTTAACTCACTGCCTTAAAAAACCTATCAAGATATACGCAGGATCCTTCCCTGATGTGGAGATGGGGAAGGAGTACAAATCCGATAGCGGAACAGGTTCTTCCGATTCGAGTATTATGTTGTCATACCATAAGCATGCATTTGGGCTTGGTGAGCACTATAATTCCGTGGTTCGAATATGA
- the LOC103451550 gene encoding monothiol glutaredoxin-S6-like, with product MDTVARLVDEKPLVIFSKSSCCMSHSTKSFLRGFGANPTIYELDQMPNGQQIERALLQLGCRPSVPAVFIGQQFVGGNNTVMGLHVQNKLVPLLMRAKAIWIWNEK from the coding sequence ATGGACACAGTGGCAAGATTGGTGGATGAGAAGCCATTGGTGATCTTCAGCAAGAGTTCTTGTTGCATGAGTCACTCTACAAAGTCATTCCTACGTGGGTTTGGAGCAAACCCTACAATTTACGAGCTGGATCAAATGCCGAACGGGCAGCAGATTGAGAGAGCACTGCTGCAGCTCGGTTGTCGGCCAAGCGTACCTGCTGTGTTCATAGGGCAGCAGTTCGTCGGCGGAAATAATACAGTCATGGGTCTCCATGTACAGAATAAGCTTGTCCCTCTCCTCATGAGAGCTAAAGCTATTTGGATTTGGAACGAAaagtag
- the LOC103451549 gene encoding monothiol glutaredoxin-S6-like, with translation MDTITSMVAEKPVVIFSKSSCCMSHTIKTLISSYGANPTVYELDEMPNGQAIERTLVQELRCEPSVPAVFIGQQFVGGAEKVMSLQVRNQLVPMLIRSNAIWVWNRT, from the coding sequence ATGGACACGATAACAAGCATGGTGGCCGAAAAGCCGGTGGTGATCTTCAGCAAGAGCTCTTGTTGCATGAGCCACACCATCAAGACACTCATATCGAGCTACGGGGCAAACCCAACTGTGTATGAGCTAGATGAAATGCCAAATGGGCAGGCTATTGAAAGGACACTAGTTCAGGAGCTGAGGTGCGAACCAAGTGTGCCAGCCGTTTTCATAGGGCAACAGTTCGTTGGCGGAGCTGAAAAGGTCATGAGCCTCCAAGTCAGAAACCAGCTTGTCCCAATGCTCATAAGGTCCAATGCTATTTGGGTTTGGAATAGAACCTGA